A DNA window from Luteolibacter luteus contains the following coding sequences:
- a CDS encoding SDR family oxidoreductase, with protein sequence MKILLTGYTGNLGPAIARELSEHEVIACVRNPEAAPKMGHVRLVQGTLMELPRSVAGEIEVIIHAAANTSFVTPLDDLRITNVEGTRSILEFSRARPRLEKIIHVSTACVCGKQSGSVPEARLPKPASFVNAYEESKWEAEELVFNSDLPTEVIRLSIVAGSETDGSVRRTGALHHTLYWLWKGLIPMMPGSPDSLVDLISTEHAAQVVAGRAVAGLQPKQVTHGCAGEAAPRLGELLDHLTTIFSKRSPAWERGSITPPMIVDAATFALFEETVAQSGDLLFRRICQDSRSFLPGLLHPRQYETTNSGTPATDWRHLAELVTGHVIDSRS encoded by the coding sequence ATGAAGATCCTCCTCACCGGATATACTGGAAACCTCGGTCCCGCGATTGCCAGGGAACTCTCGGAGCACGAGGTGATCGCGTGTGTTCGCAATCCGGAAGCGGCTCCGAAGATGGGGCATGTCCGCTTGGTTCAAGGCACGCTGATGGAGCTGCCACGATCCGTCGCCGGCGAGATCGAAGTAATCATCCACGCTGCGGCAAACACCTCCTTCGTCACTCCGCTCGATGACCTGAGGATCACCAACGTCGAGGGAACGCGGAGCATCCTGGAATTTTCACGCGCCCGTCCGCGTCTCGAGAAGATCATCCATGTCAGCACTGCCTGCGTTTGCGGAAAGCAGTCGGGCTCCGTGCCCGAAGCACGCCTCCCAAAGCCAGCCTCCTTCGTGAATGCCTACGAAGAGAGCAAATGGGAAGCAGAAGAACTCGTTTTCAATAGCGACCTGCCGACCGAGGTCATCCGGCTCTCCATCGTGGCAGGAAGCGAAACCGATGGCTCCGTCCGGCGTACCGGCGCTCTCCATCACACGCTCTACTGGCTGTGGAAGGGCCTCATCCCGATGATGCCCGGATCTCCGGATTCCTTGGTGGATCTGATCTCCACGGAGCATGCGGCACAAGTCGTGGCGGGCCGTGCGGTCGCCGGATTGCAACCGAAACAGGTGACCCATGGCTGTGCCGGCGAAGCGGCTCCGCGCTTGGGCGAATTGCTGGATCATCTCACCACGATCTTCTCGAAGCGATCCCCCGCATGGGAACGCGGCAGCATCACGCCTCCGATGATTGTCGATGCGGCGACCTTCGCGCTCTTCGAGGAAACGGTGGCGCAGAGTGGCGACCTCCTCTTCCGCCGCATCTGTCAGGACTCCAGATCCTTCCTGCCCGGACTTCTCCATCCGCGCCAATACGAAACCACAAACTCCGGAACTCCCGCCACCGATTGGCGGCATCTCGCAGAACTCGTCACAGGCCATGTCATTGATTCACGATCCTGA
- a CDS encoding ferritin-like domain-containing protein, producing MNYGDYLTTSEMTRWMLDTDIAWDEIDAAKALAQPELLDRVRESALIESFFPIFTPRVLDLLWDDVTSTAVYSVQLYESYKHFHVFAQYLDAVGYRPIKDEEIVAIRKKNLGLKFDHPSRLLTRYMMSEHFAAHTFFKDSRRCAEPVLAHILSLVAKDEVRHCQFGYELLAMRLAKHPEEIDAVIDEAAHFKHLGELVVPDVPIAEKNDFSAILAINRKIARLTGRKISSTLSEVLA from the coding sequence ATGAACTACGGAGACTACCTCACCACTTCCGAGATGACCCGATGGATGCTCGATACGGACATCGCCTGGGACGAGATCGACGCCGCGAAGGCGCTCGCCCAACCGGAACTTCTCGACCGCGTGCGCGAATCTGCGCTGATCGAATCCTTCTTTCCCATCTTCACCCCGCGGGTCCTTGATCTGCTCTGGGATGACGTCACCAGCACCGCGGTCTACAGCGTGCAGCTGTATGAGAGCTACAAGCACTTCCATGTCTTTGCCCAGTATCTCGACGCGGTCGGCTATCGCCCCATCAAGGACGAGGAGATTGTGGCAATCCGCAAGAAGAACCTCGGCCTGAAGTTCGATCACCCCTCCCGCCTGCTCACGCGCTACATGATGAGCGAGCACTTTGCGGCGCATACTTTCTTCAAGGACTCCCGCCGCTGCGCCGAGCCGGTCCTCGCCCACATTCTGTCGCTGGTGGCGAAGGACGAGGTGCGGCACTGCCAGTTCGGCTACGAGTTGCTAGCCATGCGTCTCGCAAAGCATCCGGAGGAGATCGACGCGGTGATCGATGAGGCCGCGCACTTCAAACATCTTGGCGAGCTCGTGGTACCAGATGTCCCGATCGCGGAGAAGAATGACTTCTCCGCGATCCTCGCCATCAACCGCAAGATCGCCCGTCTCACGGGTCGGAAGATCTCATCAACCCTGTCGGAGGTTCTGGCATGA
- a CDS encoding ArsR/SmtB family transcription factor: protein MDDVFKALADESRRALLDRLHARNGQTLGELCDGLDMTRQAVTKHLGILEAANLVATVKRGREKLHYLNPVPIHEIGVRWIGKFEVQRLDTLAELKRNLERDQ from the coding sequence ATGGATGACGTCTTCAAGGCCTTGGCTGATGAAAGCCGACGGGCATTGCTGGACCGGCTCCATGCCCGGAACGGACAGACGCTTGGCGAACTGTGCGACGGGCTCGACATGACCCGGCAGGCGGTGACGAAACACCTCGGGATTCTCGAGGCCGCGAACCTCGTCGCCACCGTGAAGCGGGGTCGAGAGAAGCTGCACTATCTCAATCCGGTGCCGATCCATGAGATCGGTGTCCGCTGGATCGGGAAATTCGAAGTGCAGCGTCTCGACACCCTCGCCGAACTAAAACGCAACCTCGAACGAGACCAGTAG
- a CDS encoding NUDIX hydrolase: protein MHRKPLLDQLAVYAETHPEEAATIQRFIAFVETRPECFERSLLEGHITGSAWIVDQGGAKVLLTHHRKLDAWLQLGGHADGDPDVLAVALKEAEEESGLNGFEAVTEGIFDLDIHPIPERKGVPEHLHYDVRYVLRATGSTDYVVSEESHDLRWVSLDEVATLTTDASMLRMVEKWRSKIAG, encoded by the coding sequence GTGCATCGCAAGCCCCTGCTCGACCAACTCGCCGTCTATGCGGAAACGCATCCGGAGGAAGCCGCCACCATCCAGCGTTTCATCGCCTTCGTGGAGACCCGGCCTGAGTGCTTCGAGCGCTCCTTGCTAGAGGGCCACATTACCGGATCGGCATGGATCGTCGATCAGGGTGGAGCGAAGGTGCTCCTGACCCATCACCGGAAGCTCGACGCCTGGCTTCAGCTCGGTGGACATGCCGATGGCGATCCCGATGTGCTGGCGGTCGCGCTGAAGGAGGCGGAGGAAGAATCGGGTCTCAATGGCTTCGAAGCAGTGACGGAAGGAATCTTCGATTTGGATATCCACCCGATCCCGGAACGAAAGGGCGTGCCGGAGCATCTCCACTACGATGTGCGCTATGTCCTGCGAGCTACCGGGAGCACCGACTATGTGGTGAGCGAAGAGTCCCATGACCTGCGGTGGGTGTCGCTGGACGAAGTCGCCACTCTTACGACGGATGCCTCGATGCTTCGGATGGTCGAAAAGTGGCGGTCAAAAATCGCCGGTTGA
- a CDS encoding phosphopantetheine-binding protein: MSLIHDPDSFRAAMLHFVNEVLPTLDANKPPHSDAVQADTPLFENNRLDSLSILHLIAAIEDLTGEAVPDAKVTMKYFQNIETITATFCHEHAAS; the protein is encoded by the coding sequence ATGTCATTGATTCACGATCCTGATTCTTTCCGCGCCGCGATGCTGCACTTCGTGAACGAGGTGCTTCCCACGCTGGATGCGAACAAGCCGCCTCACTCCGATGCGGTTCAAGCGGACACACCCCTCTTCGAGAACAACCGTCTCGATAGCCTTTCCATCCTGCATCTGATCGCCGCGATCGAAGACCTGACCGGTGAAGCCGTACCGGATGCGAAGGTCACGATGAAATATTTTCAGAACATCGAAACCATCACCGCCACCTTTTGCCATGAGCACGCAGCTTCTTGA
- a CDS encoding ferritin-like domain-containing protein, which translates to MNRRNLAWKLGWYRQSELDGALLLGRMVGQTEDAYMIERLTRHCAEEAEHSRLWEEVIRELDLPHITIRRSFQSFYMRHTAPPASLLEVLCFTQIFERRVHKRFIAEAADPATPEAARRAFLKMIEDEKDHLGWVAHWLKDQPGALACLTRFQTADQAVADELLPYEHRIHDIPDLGKESLAAARQLHPAHG; encoded by the coding sequence ATGAACCGACGGAATCTTGCTTGGAAGCTCGGCTGGTATCGCCAGAGCGAGCTGGATGGGGCCCTGCTGCTCGGCCGGATGGTGGGGCAGACGGAGGATGCCTACATGATCGAGCGGCTCACCCGTCACTGCGCGGAGGAAGCCGAGCATTCAAGGCTCTGGGAGGAAGTCATCCGCGAACTGGATCTCCCGCATATCACGATCCGCCGCAGCTTCCAATCGTTCTACATGCGCCACACGGCACCGCCGGCTTCCTTGCTGGAAGTGCTGTGCTTCACGCAGATCTTCGAACGTCGCGTCCACAAGCGCTTCATCGCTGAGGCCGCTGATCCCGCCACGCCTGAAGCGGCACGGCGGGCCTTCTTGAAAATGATCGAAGATGAAAAGGATCACCTGGGCTGGGTCGCCCATTGGCTGAAGGACCAGCCCGGTGCCCTTGCTTGCCTGACCCGCTTCCAAACCGCCGACCAAGCTGTCGCCGATGAACTCCTTCCCTATGAACACCGCATCCATGACATCCCGGATCTCGGAAAAGAAAGCCTCGCAGCGGCCCGCCAACTTCACCCGGCGCACGGTTGA
- a CDS encoding class I SAM-dependent methyltransferase — MTSRISEKKASQRPANFTRRTVDLAGKLRREGRWHLLVLYHLVRLSDFGREGIERSGSYRFADHLYQNEASGRGKLGRWLDRRLLDLPSAKAMRRRYQKAKDEIIRLLHSRSGPLKILAIPCGIPRDLSEVAATFPEAARGIHYTGMDLDPEVLTAAEQHLEDVSLGSTEFIEGNALIATSYPKERFDLIISTGLGEFLDDPDLDRFYWNVFDALEEGGIFFTSATAFEHRSDFLMKAFEMEAHYRNKEQIEAILRTLPWKQIDLEIDESGLQTFVRAIK; from the coding sequence ATGACATCCCGGATCTCGGAAAAGAAAGCCTCGCAGCGGCCCGCCAACTTCACCCGGCGCACGGTTGACCTGGCTGGCAAGCTCCGCCGCGAAGGGCGATGGCATCTTCTCGTGCTCTACCATCTCGTGCGTTTGAGCGACTTTGGCCGCGAGGGCATCGAGCGATCTGGCAGCTACCGCTTTGCGGATCACCTTTATCAGAACGAGGCATCCGGACGGGGTAAATTGGGGCGCTGGCTCGACCGCAGGCTTCTTGACCTCCCTTCTGCCAAAGCCATGCGGCGACGTTATCAGAAAGCAAAAGATGAGATCATTCGCTTGCTCCATTCACGGTCGGGGCCTCTGAAGATACTGGCAATTCCCTGTGGCATCCCTCGCGATCTCTCGGAGGTGGCAGCCACCTTTCCTGAAGCAGCGAGGGGGATTCATTACACCGGAATGGATCTCGATCCGGAGGTGCTCACGGCTGCGGAGCAACATCTCGAAGATGTCTCGCTGGGATCGACCGAATTCATCGAGGGAAACGCCCTGATCGCCACCAGCTATCCCAAGGAGCGCTTCGATCTCATCATTAGCACCGGACTCGGTGAATTCCTGGATGATCCGGATCTCGACCGCTTCTACTGGAACGTCTTCGACGCGCTCGAGGAAGGAGGAATCTTCTTCACCAGTGCCACGGCTTTCGAACACCGCTCCGACTTCCTCATGAAGGCTTTCGAGATGGAAGCGCACTATCGGAACAAGGAGCAGATCGAAGCGATCCTGCGAACCTTGCCCTGGAAGCAGATCGATCTGGAGATCGACGAAAGCGGACTACAGACCTTTGTCAGGGCGATAAAGTAA
- a CDS encoding DUF1501 domain-containing protein, which produces MNPPPDSLSGLTRRHFFKSGASGIGGAALASMFGESLLASAAPKFAPKAKRIIYLFQSGGPAQQDLFDYKPLLVEKNGEPLPDHVRGGQRLTGMSAQQASIPLAGSHFKFAQHGQSGAWVSELMPHTAAIADKLCFVKSMYTDAINHDPAITFFQTGSQIAGRPSMGAWLSYGLGSDNANLPGFIVLVSAGQGDQPLYARLWGNGFLDSKYQGVQFRSGKDPVLYLSNPDGICRSGRRAMLDKLSALNRVQFESELDPEIESRIAQYEMAYRMQTSVPDVTDLSAEPESVYQLYGEDSRKPGTFAANCLLARRLAERGVRFIQLYHQGWDQHDNLPGAIRGQCQETDQASSALVRDLEQRGLLEDTLVIWGGEFGRTSYSQGKLTKDNYGRDHHPRCFTLWMAGGGIKPGISHGHTDAYGYNIADADGNPLHADKHIYTPGAVHVHDLQATILHLMGIDHTALTYLHQGRRFRLTDVHGHVVKELLA; this is translated from the coding sequence ATGAATCCTCCTCCTGATTCCCTGTCCGGTCTGACGCGCCGCCATTTCTTCAAGTCCGGTGCATCCGGTATCGGGGGGGCAGCATTGGCTTCGATGTTTGGCGAGAGCCTCCTCGCCTCGGCGGCTCCGAAGTTCGCGCCCAAGGCAAAACGGATCATCTATCTTTTCCAGTCCGGGGGGCCTGCCCAGCAGGACCTCTTCGACTACAAGCCGCTGCTGGTGGAGAAAAATGGCGAACCCTTGCCGGATCATGTTCGCGGCGGCCAGCGCCTTACGGGCATGTCGGCGCAGCAGGCATCGATCCCACTGGCCGGTAGCCATTTCAAGTTCGCCCAGCACGGGCAATCCGGTGCCTGGGTGTCGGAACTCATGCCGCACACGGCGGCGATCGCGGACAAGCTGTGCTTCGTGAAATCGATGTACACGGATGCGATCAATCATGATCCCGCGATCACCTTTTTCCAGACCGGCTCGCAGATCGCGGGCCGCCCTTCGATGGGCGCATGGCTCTCCTACGGCCTTGGCTCCGACAATGCGAACCTGCCCGGCTTCATCGTGCTCGTGTCGGCAGGGCAGGGGGATCAGCCGCTCTATGCGCGCCTGTGGGGGAACGGCTTCCTCGACTCGAAATATCAAGGAGTCCAGTTCCGCTCTGGAAAGGATCCCGTGCTCTACCTTTCGAATCCGGATGGCATCTGCCGTTCGGGACGGCGTGCGATGTTGGACAAGCTTTCCGCGCTCAACCGGGTGCAGTTCGAGAGCGAACTCGATCCTGAGATCGAATCCCGAATCGCCCAATATGAGATGGCCTATCGCATGCAGACCAGCGTGCCGGATGTGACCGACCTTTCCGCTGAGCCGGAGTCGGTCTATCAACTTTATGGGGAAGATAGCCGGAAGCCAGGGACCTTTGCGGCGAACTGCCTGCTTGCCCGCCGGCTTGCGGAGCGCGGAGTGCGTTTCATCCAGCTTTATCACCAGGGCTGGGACCAGCACGATAATCTGCCCGGCGCGATCCGTGGCCAGTGTCAGGAGACCGATCAGGCCTCGTCCGCGCTGGTACGGGATTTGGAGCAGCGGGGCCTGCTGGAGGATACCCTGGTGATTTGGGGTGGGGAGTTCGGGCGCACCTCGTACTCCCAGGGAAAGCTGACGAAGGACAACTACGGCCGCGACCATCACCCGCGTTGCTTCACTCTCTGGATGGCGGGTGGCGGTATCAAACCGGGGATTTCTCACGGCCACACCGATGCTTACGGCTACAACATCGCTGATGCGGACGGGAATCCCCTTCACGCTGACAAGCATATCTACACGCCCGGAGCCGTGCATGTGCATGATCTCCAGGCAACCATCCTGCACCTGATGGGGATCGATCACACCGCGCTGACCTATCTCCACCAAGGGCGGCGTTTCCGCCTTACGGATGTCCATGGCCACGTGGTGAAGGAACTGCTGGCCTGA
- a CDS encoding acyl carrier protein, with protein MTTISPEDVISRLKRRLPKLDPLLDEDTPLHALGLDSMDTVELLCAIHEEFNVRLSEREFLPHQRLRDLAQTIASKQELS; from the coding sequence ATGACCACGATCTCACCTGAAGACGTCATCTCCCGGTTGAAGCGCCGGTTGCCAAAACTGGATCCGCTTCTCGACGAGGACACCCCGCTCCACGCGCTGGGCCTCGATAGCATGGACACCGTGGAACTGCTCTGCGCGATCCATGAGGAATTCAACGTGCGGCTCTCCGAGCGCGAATTCCTTCCCCACCAACGCCTCCGCGATCTAGCGCAAACAATCGCAAGCAAACAAGAACTCTCATGA
- a CDS encoding (2Fe-2S) ferredoxin domain-containing protein, whose product MEIDAELEAAARAAGVGRGEKHIFLCADASKPKCCDPAIGLQSWDFLKRRLGELGKEAPLILRTKADCLRVCIRGPVAVVYPDGVWYHSCTPEVLDRVVTEHLLGGSPVEEFRIRA is encoded by the coding sequence ATGGAAATTGACGCGGAGCTGGAAGCGGCAGCACGAGCCGCAGGAGTAGGCCGCGGGGAGAAACACATCTTCCTCTGCGCCGATGCCTCGAAGCCGAAGTGTTGCGATCCCGCGATTGGCCTGCAGTCGTGGGACTTTCTCAAGCGCCGGCTCGGGGAGCTTGGCAAGGAAGCGCCGCTCATCCTGCGCACGAAAGCGGATTGCCTTCGCGTGTGCATCCGGGGGCCTGTCGCGGTCGTTTATCCGGACGGCGTGTGGTATCACTCCTGCACGCCAGAGGTACTCGATCGCGTGGTCACCGAGCACCTGTTAGGCGGATCGCCCGTGGAAGAATTCCGGATCCGGGCCTGA
- a CDS encoding SRPBCC family protein, with protein sequence MSTPKLVYVTQIRTTPAELWKALTDPDFIRQYWFGCTNTSSWKEGDPIESRDPDGSIAWQGKILKSVPEEELVFTFDSKNIEHSEKPSRVSFKIDRLPQAMQLTITHDEFPEVSAVRDRVSNGWPSIIENIRSLLETGQLVDHKVSCKAS encoded by the coding sequence ATGAGCACTCCGAAACTTGTTTACGTCACACAGATCCGCACCACCCCCGCGGAGCTCTGGAAAGCCCTGACCGATCCGGATTTCATCCGCCAATATTGGTTCGGCTGCACCAACACATCCTCTTGGAAAGAGGGGGACCCGATCGAAAGCCGGGATCCCGATGGATCAATCGCCTGGCAGGGGAAGATCCTGAAGAGCGTACCCGAAGAGGAGCTCGTCTTCACCTTCGACTCGAAGAACATCGAGCACTCCGAGAAGCCCTCGCGCGTCAGCTTCAAAATCGACCGGCTGCCGCAAGCTATGCAGCTCACGATCACGCATGATGAGTTTCCGGAAGTCAGCGCCGTCCGCGACCGCGTCTCGAATGGCTGGCCTTCGATCATCGAGAATATCAGGTCCCTCTTGGAAACCGGGCAACTGGTGGATCACAAAGTCTCCTGCAAGGCATCCTAA
- a CDS encoding SRPBCC family protein — protein MSAPKLVYVTLIRTTPGELWKALTDPDFIQQYWFGRRNTSSWKEGEVIQSYGPQGELEWDGKILKSVPGKEVVFTFHDLETDEAPSRVSFKIEPLGGGTMPQGDAVQLTVTHDDFIEDSRVLEGVSHGWPAILSSLKSLLETGRSLDLGWKGDE, from the coding sequence ATGAGTGCTCCAAAACTTGTTTACGTTACCCTGATCCGCACCACGCCAGGGGAACTCTGGAAGGCCCTGACCGATCCGGACTTCATCCAGCAATACTGGTTCGGGCGCCGGAACACCTCGTCTTGGAAAGAAGGCGAAGTCATCCAGAGTTACGGGCCGCAGGGCGAGCTCGAATGGGATGGCAAGATCCTCAAGAGCGTGCCCGGGAAGGAAGTCGTTTTCACCTTCCACGACCTGGAAACCGACGAAGCACCCTCGCGAGTCAGTTTCAAGATCGAACCGCTCGGTGGCGGCACGATGCCTCAGGGCGATGCCGTGCAGCTCACCGTGACTCATGATGACTTCATCGAAGACAGCAGGGTCCTCGAGGGCGTGTCCCATGGCTGGCCCGCGATCCTCAGCAGCTTGAAATCGCTCCTCGAAACGGGACGTTCGCTGGATCTCGGCTGGAAGGGAGACGAGTGA
- a CDS encoding GH39 family glycosyl hydrolase codes for MTSKTLALLLLAGSAMAESFPVTIRVDAARPGAELKPIWRFFGADEPNYAYMKNGDELLGHLGSMKPKEVFFRAHSLLVTGDGTPALKWGSTNAYTEDAQGKPVYDWTIVDRIFDTYLKNGVRPYVQIGFMPEALSVKPEPYRHHWTPLAKYDDIYTGWAYPPKDWAKWEELVYQWARHSAEKYGKDEVLKWYWETWNEPNIGYWRGSREEFFKLHDHAVRAVRRAIPEAKVGGPDLAGGAGGDFLKAFLDHCVKGKNLATGETGTPTDFISFHAKGQPKDVNGRVQMGIANQLRDIDGAFAVIARYPEFKDTPIVIGESDPEGCAACQGPNLAYRNGTMYSSYTAASFPRKLDLADKHGVNLEGALTWAFEFEDQPYFAGFRSLATNGIDKPVLNVFRMFSKMDGLRLPVASDSAVSLPDMLRSGVRGKPDVSALAAMKGKKMTVLVWHYHDDDLRGPDAEVRVDLLGAPKGLPKVKRYLVDETHSNSFTAWQAMGSPQQPTAQQITELEDACKLAELKEEPRFIEEENLSAVMLTLPRQGVTLLEMEWE; via the coding sequence ATGACCTCGAAAACCCTAGCGCTGCTCCTTCTGGCCGGGTCCGCCATGGCGGAATCCTTTCCCGTCACCATCCGCGTCGATGCCGCGCGGCCGGGTGCCGAGCTGAAGCCGATCTGGCGATTCTTCGGTGCGGATGAGCCGAACTACGCCTACATGAAGAATGGCGACGAGTTGCTGGGTCATCTCGGATCCATGAAGCCGAAAGAAGTTTTCTTCCGTGCCCATAGCCTGTTGGTGACCGGAGATGGAACGCCGGCGCTGAAGTGGGGATCGACAAACGCTTACACCGAGGATGCCCAGGGTAAACCCGTCTACGACTGGACCATTGTGGATCGGATCTTCGATACCTATCTGAAGAATGGAGTGCGGCCTTACGTCCAGATCGGGTTCATGCCTGAGGCACTGTCTGTGAAGCCGGAACCCTACCGGCACCATTGGACGCCGCTCGCGAAGTACGACGATATTTACACCGGCTGGGCGTATCCTCCCAAGGATTGGGCGAAGTGGGAAGAGCTTGTCTACCAGTGGGCCAGGCACTCCGCGGAAAAGTACGGCAAGGACGAGGTGCTGAAGTGGTACTGGGAAACTTGGAACGAACCGAACATCGGCTACTGGCGTGGCTCGCGTGAAGAGTTCTTCAAGCTGCACGATCACGCCGTTCGCGCTGTGCGCCGTGCGATCCCGGAAGCCAAGGTGGGTGGTCCCGATTTGGCCGGCGGTGCGGGCGGGGATTTCCTGAAGGCCTTCCTCGATCACTGCGTGAAGGGCAAGAATCTGGCGACCGGCGAAACCGGAACTCCTACCGATTTCATTTCCTTCCATGCGAAGGGCCAGCCGAAAGATGTGAACGGGCGGGTGCAGATGGGGATCGCGAATCAACTCCGTGATATTGATGGCGCCTTCGCCGTGATCGCCCGCTATCCGGAATTCAAGGACACGCCGATCGTAATCGGAGAGTCGGATCCGGAGGGGTGCGCTGCCTGCCAGGGCCCGAATCTGGCATACCGGAATGGCACGATGTACTCGAGCTACACGGCGGCGAGCTTTCCGAGGAAACTTGATCTCGCTGACAAGCATGGCGTGAATCTGGAAGGGGCACTCACCTGGGCCTTTGAGTTCGAAGATCAACCTTACTTCGCGGGCTTTCGCTCTCTCGCGACGAATGGCATCGACAAGCCGGTGCTGAATGTCTTCCGCATGTTTTCGAAGATGGATGGACTGCGGCTGCCGGTGGCGAGCGATTCCGCGGTGTCGCTGCCGGACATGCTGCGCTCCGGAGTCCGCGGCAAGCCGGATGTCTCGGCGCTCGCGGCGATGAAGGGCAAGAAGATGACCGTGCTCGTCTGGCACTATCATGATGACGATCTCCGGGGCCCGGATGCCGAGGTGCGTGTCGATTTGCTTGGGGCACCGAAGGGCTTGCCGAAAGTGAAGCGTTACCTTGTCGATGAGACGCATTCGAATTCCTTCACGGCGTGGCAAGCGATGGGTTCACCGCAGCAGCCGACCGCTCAGCAGATCACGGAGCTTGAAGACGCTTGCAAGCTTGCGGAGCTCAAGGAGGAGCCGCGCTTCATCGAAGAAGAGAATCTCTCCGCCGTGATGCTCACCCTGCCAAGGCAAGGGGTGACGCTTTTGGAAATGGAATGGGAATGA
- a CDS encoding PcfJ domain-containing protein, translated as MAAFSCNWIRSPQDWNPGSDLPVEEQWSSLLRHLFAKWPVPAFMDSVWMLPGDLVRKERRWYCHIAEGGSWRSALDLPRGLSRRAIHLAMDSPAHLDLVQAFRWGQLRALGAKEELVGEVLASSMAKRLSNEAIWSRLLEKVAACPGFEPSDFGIIADLVVDLLDHGHEQRAGWLLDHSLPDLRGHCYRRWQSLLNAAEANGIRFRDKQLTRSGLRAELRHFSNSRWDPMEGVSAFEIIRRTGLGELFGWTIVELRCHARLAREGDAMRHCVEGYWRACHAGRCAIFSLARRPAGEDSDKIIPHVTIEVHRESRRIVQLRGKWNRWPFPLERSIIEEWAHRNGLEMAV; from the coding sequence GTGGCAGCATTTTCATGCAATTGGATCCGCTCACCTCAGGATTGGAATCCCGGCTCCGATCTTCCAGTCGAAGAGCAGTGGTCCAGCCTGCTGCGGCATCTTTTTGCGAAATGGCCGGTGCCCGCCTTTATGGATTCGGTCTGGATGCTACCCGGAGACCTCGTCCGGAAGGAGCGTCGTTGGTATTGCCACATCGCGGAGGGAGGAAGCTGGCGTAGTGCCTTGGACCTTCCCCGCGGACTCTCCCGCCGGGCCATCCATCTTGCGATGGATTCGCCGGCACATTTGGATCTCGTACAAGCGTTCCGATGGGGGCAGCTTCGGGCCTTGGGCGCGAAGGAGGAATTGGTCGGTGAGGTTCTCGCAAGCTCGATGGCCAAGCGCTTATCGAACGAGGCGATCTGGTCGAGGCTTCTGGAGAAAGTCGCCGCGTGTCCCGGGTTTGAGCCCTCCGATTTCGGGATCATTGCGGATCTCGTGGTGGATCTGCTGGATCACGGGCACGAGCAGCGTGCCGGCTGGTTGCTCGATCACTCGCTTCCGGACTTGAGAGGTCACTGCTATCGCCGTTGGCAATCCTTGTTGAATGCCGCTGAGGCAAACGGGATCCGCTTTCGCGACAAGCAGCTGACACGCTCAGGCCTGAGGGCGGAGCTGAGGCATTTTTCCAACTCCCGCTGGGATCCGATGGAGGGTGTTTCCGCTTTCGAAATCATCCGCCGGACCGGGCTTGGAGAGCTCTTCGGATGGACGATTGTGGAACTTCGTTGCCACGCCAGATTGGCGCGGGAAGGGGATGCAATGAGGCATTGTGTCGAGGGCTATTGGCGTGCCTGCCATGCAGGAAGATGCGCGATCTTCAGCTTGGCTAGACGACCTGCCGGGGAGGACAGCGACAAGATCATTCCTCACGTCACCATCGAGGTTCACCGCGAAAGCCGTCGTATCGTGCAGCTCCGCGGAAAGTGGAATCGTTGGCCGTTTCCCCTCGAGCGCTCCATCATTGAAGAGTGGGCTCATCGGAACGGGCTGGAGATGGCGGTCTAG